Within the Thalassotalea ponticola genome, the region GCAATACCAAAGAAGTCTACATGTTAGCGCAACGAGAATCGGTTGAAATGCCTATAGTAGAGCAAATATATCAAGTGCTCTATCAAGCAAAACCGGTCAAAGAGGCGGCGCTTGATTTGCTCGGACGGGATCGCAAAAGCGAGGCTAACTAAAGCACAAGCACATAGCTACTCGCGGTGCAGTTAACGCTTAACTTAAACGCCTAGAGCACACAGTTCTAGGCGTTTTTATTTGGCAAATTGTTATTTTTTTAAGCTGAGTTTACCGGTAATTCGCGACTTTTTATCACTGCTATTGGCATTGCTGCGGTGTTTTTGGTTGGCCGGACGAGTGGGTTTTGAATTGCGGTGCGACTGGCCTTTAGTTGATTGGTCGCTATGCTCGGCTTTGACTCGTGCTTTATTGGTCGACTTTGGCTTCTGGTTGTTACCTGCAACGTCAGGGTTGTGCTTTGGTTGATACTTTACTTCTTTACCGAGCTTTTGTTCCGCACGCTCAGATGTTTTGCGCGAGCCAGCAACTGCTTGGTTGATTTGTTGCATCTCCTTGGCGGTTAAATAGCGCCATTGGCCAGCTTTTAAGGTATCCAAAGAGATCGACATAATGCGCGTGCGCTTAAGACTGGTAACCTGATAACCTAAGTATTCACACATGCGTCGAATTTGCCGATTTAGCCCTTGTGTGAGCACAATTTTAAAACTGTTTCGTCCTGTCGCCTCTACCTGACACGGTTTGGTTACCGTCCCCAAAATAGGTACACCTTGCGCCATGCGTTTAACAAAGCGCTCACTGATCGGTTTGTCAACGCGCACTACGTACTCTTTGTCATGGGCGTTTTCAGCGCGCAAAATTTTATTGACGATATCGCCATCGTTGGTTAAAAAGATCAGTCCTTCTGAGGGCTTATCTAGGCGGCCAATAGGAAAGATACGCTCGCGATGAGCTATGGCATCAACAATATTACCGCGCACTTGTCGTTCGGTAGTACAGGTAATACCTATCGGCTTGTTGTAAGCGATGTAAATGCGATCGGATTTATTGTCGGCGACGGCACCGATGGGTTGACCATTCACTTTAACTACATCGCCTGGCATCACTTTACTGCCGAGCTCGGGTGGCTTGCCGTTAATGGTTACTTGCTGTTGTTCAATTAACTTATCGGCTTCGCGACGCGAGCAAAAGCCGCTATCACTGATGTATTTATTTAATCGTTTACCGCTCGCTGTGTTCACTTTGGCACTCTTGCTGACATGGATTGGCGTAATTATCGCTTAAATTGGTAAAAAAAGCATAAAAAAACCGGTCGATTGACCGGTTTAATAACGCGCTTGAGGCGATTTATTTACGCTTCATCGCGTCAAAAAATTCATCGTTAGTTTTCGTCATCGCTAACTTATCAATGAGAAACTCCATCGCATCAATTTCACCCATTTCATGGACGATTTTACGCAGAATCCACAGTTTTTGTAGTTCATCTGCTTTGGTCAGCATTTCTTCGCGACGGGTACCAGAACGGTTGAAGTGGATGGCTGGGAATACGCGCTTTTCAGCGATTTTACGAGATAAGTGTAGTTCCATGTTACCGGTACCTTTAAATTCCTCGTAAATAACTTCGTCCATCTTAGAGCCAGTATCTACAAGCGCGGTTGCGATAATCGTTAAGCTACCACCTTCTTCGATGTTTCGCGCAGCACCAAAAAAGCGCTTAGGGCGATGTAGGGCATTGGCGTCAACACCACCGGTAAGGATTTTACCCGATGATGGAATCACGGTGTTGTAAGCTCGTGCTAAACGGGTAATTGAATCAAGTAGAATCACCACGTCTTTTTTGTGCTCGGTTAAACGCTTGGCTTTTTCAATGACCATTTCCGCTACTTGTACGTGACGGCTGGCTGGCTCGTCAAACGTTGAAGCGACAACCTCGCCTTTGACAAGGCGTTGCATTTCGGTCACTTCTTCAGGACGCTCGTCAATTAACAACACCATTAACTCACATTCGGGGTGATTGTGCGCAATACTTTGGGCGATGTTTTGTAGTAGTAGTGTTTTACCCGCTTTTGGTGGTGCAACGATAAGACCGCGTTGTCCCTTGCCAATCGGCGCTGCAAGATCGAGTACACGCGCGGTGATATCTTCTGTACTGCCGTTACCGCGTTCCATGGTTAAACGCTCGTCCGGATGCACAGGTGTTAAGTTTTCAAATAAAATTTTGGTGCGCGAGTTTTCCGGTTTGTCAAAGTTAACTTCATTGACTTTTAATAAGGCAAAATAACGCTCGCCATCTTTCGGTGGACGGATTTTACCGAAAATCGTGTCGCCGGTGCGCAGGCTGAAACGGCGAATTTGGCTTGGCGAGACATAAATGTCATCAGGACCGGCTAAAAACGATGAATCGGCACTGCGCAAAAAGCCAAAACCGTCTTGTAAAATTTCAAGAACCCCGCCACCAAAAATATCTTCGCCGCTTTTCGCATGCGCTTTCAAAATAGCAAAAATCACGTCTTGCTTGCGATTGCGAGCTAAGTGCTCAAGATTCATACTCTCTGCCAGCTTTAAAAGCTCGCCAATAGGTTTATCTTTTAATTCGATTAGATTCATAGTGAAGGGTCTTTTGATTGTAATTTGTTTTTGCTTACGTTATTTCGGGTCTAGAACAGGAGTAACTGCCGAAACGAAAAGGGTTAATAATAAAGAGTTTAGGTATGTTTAAGTTAAAACTAGCACTAAAGTCGCCTTAGGTAAAGGCTGCTTCACAGCTAATTGATGAACATGATTATGGTAGGGATTTTACGTAATGTAAAGAAAAAAGGCCAACACTCGTTGACCTTTTTACTCGAGCTTAACGCCAAATTAGACGTTGGCGTCCAAAAACTCTTTTAACTGATTTTTCGATAACGCACCAACTTTTGTGTCAGCTACTTCACCGTTTTTGAACAGTAGCAGCGTTGGGATACCGCGAATACCAAATTTTTGTGGTGATGCTGAGTGCTGATCGATGTTGAGTTTAGCAACAGTTACCTTGCCGTCGTACTCGTCAGCGATTTCGTTTAGGATTGGAGCGATCATTTTACATGGACCACACCACTCAGCCCAGAAATCAACAAGAACTGGGGTAGATGAATTAACAACGTCATCAAAGCTGTCATCAGTTAACTGTACAATTTTATCGCTCATTATATTCTCCAATGTGTATGCGTTACGCGCATTAATTCGCAATTCTCATAGATCTTGGGTCTCAAGACAACAATTACAAGGGGCAAATCTGTAATTGCGTTAATTTTTTACCTATCAACCGACAATAACCCATTTTACAGAAGAAAAAACTGTTTATCATCTGCACAAAGGCAGATATAAATATATCATTCTGTTACTATATATCTAATCTATTGTAAAAATTGAGTGTTATCGCAAAAAGCATGAATAAGACACATTTAACCCACGTTAAGTTCAGCGAGTTAGGTTTGAACGAAAAAGTGGTTGCCGGTCTTGAAAAGATGGGTTTTCACAACTGCACCATGATTCAAGCACAGTCGTTACCCATTGTTCTCACAGGTAAGGACATTGCTGGTCAGGCGCAAACGGGTGAGGGTAAAACCATTGCCTTTTTAGCGGCAACATTTCATCACTTGTTGCAAGTTCCTGCGCCATCGCACAATCAGCCTCGTGCTATTATTATGGCACCAACTCGAGAGCTAGCGATTCAAATAGCCAATGACGCTAAACACATGGCTCAACAAACGGGGATGCGTCTTGGTGTGATATACGGTGGCGAAGGTTACGAAAGCCAACGCCACACCCTAGAGCAAGGGGTTGATATCCTGATCGGTACTTGCGGTCGCTTAATCGATTATTACAAGCAAGGTATTTATCGCCTAGACAATATTGAAGTGGTGGTGCTTGACGAAGCTGATCGCATGTTTGATCTCGGCTTTATCAAGGATATTCGCTTTATGTTTCGCCGCATGCCTGCGCCGGATAAACGCTTGAATATGCTGTTTTCAGCAACGCTATCATACCGCGTAAAAGAGCTGGCTTTCGAGCACATGAATGAGCCGGTGAGCGTAGAAGTTGAACCTGAACAAAAAACCAATGTGCGCATCAGCGAAGAGCTATTTTACCCGTCAAACGAAGATAAAATGGCCTTGTTGCAAACGCTTATCGAAGAAGAGTGGCCCGATAAAGCCATTGTGTTTGCCAATACCAAGCACAGCTGTGAGCGTGTATATGCCCACTTGCAAGCCGATAATCACCGCGTCGGTTTGTTAACTGGTGATGTTGCCCAAAATAAGCGTCTGAAAATTTTAGAGCAGTTTAGTAAAGGTCAATTAGATATTTTGGTGGCCACCGACGTAGCCGCCCGCGGTCTGCATATCCCCGCTGTAACTCATGTGTTTAATTATGATTTACCGGATGATTGCGAAGACTATGTACACCGCATTGGTCGTACGGGACGCGCTGGTGCAACCGGTCATGCAATCAGTCTGGCCTGTGAAGAGTACGTATTTAATTTACCTGCGATTGAAGAATATATCGACCATAACCTGCCGGTGAGTAAATACGATCCGGATGCGTTGTTAACTGACTTACCCAAGCCTAAACCCAAACAACGCCGTCATCGCCCAGCGCCAAAGCGCGGGGGCAAAGGCAATAGCAAGCCGCGCGGTCAAACTTCGAGGTAGTTTGCTGGTGACAGATAAATCGCTTCCATCGTGCTCGCAGCCTTTATATGCGGTGATCGATTTAGGGTCAAACTCATTCCATATGTTAATTGCACGCTTAGTCGCCGACAGTGTGCAAATTGTCGATAAAGTAAAACGCAAAGTGCGTTTAGCTTCAGGGCTTGATAGCGAATACAACCTAGATGCCAAGGCCATGGCTCGAGGCTGGGAGTGTTTGAGTTTTTTTGCTGAACGGCTACAAGATATTCCACCGCAAAACATTCGCGTTGTCGGGACCGCAACGTTGCGGTTAGCGCAAAACCGCCAACAATTTCTCGACCGAGCCGAGCGCATTTTAGGGCATCCGATTGAGGTTATCTCCGGCCAACAAGAGGCTCAAAATATATACTTAGGCGTCGCTCATACTACCTGTAGTGCCAACAAACGCTTAGTTATAGACATCGGCGGCGCAAGTACCGAGCTCGTTGTTGGCGAAGGCTTTGACTGTGCCTTAGCATGCTCGGTTAATATCGGTTGTGTAACGTTTAATAAGACTTTTTTTAAGGGCGATCAATATACTCACAGCTCGTTTGAACAAGCCGTTACTGCGGCGCGAACGGCACTTGCCCCGCACAAACAGGCGTATCAGCAACAAGGTTGGGATATTGCTTTAGGCGTCTCAGGCACATTGCAAGCAGTCGCTGAAATTCTCACCGAACAAGGTAAAGTACAACAGATCACCCGAGATAATCTGCAACAAATCAGCGAGCTCGCGATTCATTGTGGTCACTTAGCAGCACTTGAGATAGAAGGCTTGACCGCTGAGCGCAAGCCGGTTTTTGTTGCCGGATTAGCGATTTTGATCGCCATCGTCGATGAGTTTGAGCTAACGCGTGTGATCCTTGCGCAAGGGGCAATTCGAGAAGGTATTCTATACGAATTACTGCCCAATATGCGCAATGTAAATATTCGTCAGCGCACTATTAGCGGCTTAATTCAGCGCTTTAGTATTGATGAACGACATGCGTATCGCGTCGCCAACATTGCCGATTCTGCGTTTACTCAGCTGGCTAAAGCCTGGTCTTTAACTTTGCCTATGTCGAGTATTTTACAGTCGGCGTGCGCGTTGCACGAGATTGGCTTGTTACTCGAATACAAAAACAATAAACAGCACGGTCAATACATTTTGGCGAACGCCGACTTAGCTGGTTTTTCACAAGCAGAGCGCTTGTTATTGATTGCACTGGTCGGCAATTACAAGGGAGACTTTGACCACCGGGCAATTGACCAACAAAATTTTATCGACTCGCAATCGACCTTGTATCTCATTGTTATTCTGCGCTTGGCCGTTATTCTCGCCAAGCGACGCAAAGATGATGTGATGCCATCATTTCGAATTAACGGCAAACCTCAGGCGGCACAGTTGGTCTTAGACCGCTCATTTTTACACAGCCACCCACTGATATCAGCCGAGCTAAAGCAAGAGGTTACCGATTTGGCTGCACAAGGCTTTAACTTGACCATAAGCGCGAAAGAATAACGTTCGCAGTACTCAAGGTGTCTTGGCTCAGACAATACCGCTAGCGCAGCCGGTGACAGCTGTGTTATCTACCCACGGTGTTTAGACATTACGCTTTTACCGATCTCGGCATCGAGCTGATGCTGGCCCACGCGCAGGTAACTACAATTAACACTGAGCCGATGACGGTTGGGGTGCTGATACTCTCGCCGAGCAAAAAGTAAGCGGCCACAATGCCGTAAACGGGTTCTAAGCTAAAACTCACGCTGACAGTGAAGGCGGGAAGAAAGCGCAAACAGTAAATGATCAATGCATGAGTAAGGGCGGTGAAAAACACGCCGAGCACGGCAAAGGCAAGCCAGTCCGTTGTGCTTGGCAGTTGTGGCCATACAAACAGCCACGGTGTTAGCCAGATTAATGCGGCGCCCTGTTGGAATACGCTAATCACCACCGGGTTGTGTTGTTGTACGTAGTGGTGATTAAACACTGTTAATAGGGCAAAACTGAGGGCTGAAAATACCCCTAATACCACCCCTAGCCAAGTGGCATCGCTTACTGGCTGATGAGCGACTAACAAGTACACGCCCAATATACAGAGTAGGCCTTGTACCAGCAGTATCGGCTGAATCGTCTGTTGCAATAAAACGCGGTTTATCAGCGGCACAAACAATGGAAACGTGGCAAAGGTAAGCAGACCGACAGCAACATTGGTCAGTTGAATCGATTGAAAAAAGCTCCACCAGTGCAAGGCGAGTAAGACGCCGCTGATCAACAATCGCCGGCGCAAGCGCGCATTGATGTTTAAGTTGAGTTGCTTGCCGTAACTGACGATATAAAGCGCGATAAACGCGAATAAACAGCGACCCCAAACAATGTACAGTGCGGGTAGTTCAATCCATTTAGCAAATAGCGCACACACAGCTAACATGGCGATAGCTGTGTGCAGAACAACAAAGGCTTGCTTGGGCGACGTTATCTGTTAGCCCTCTTGTAACCAACGGGCGACGTCTTTGGCAAAGTAGGTGAGGATGCCGTCAGCACCGGCGCGCTTAAATGCTAATAAGCCTTCCATTACGCAGGGCCTTTCGGCTAACCAACCGTTTTGAATGGCCGCCATGTGCATTGCGTACTCACCACTGACTTGATAGGCGTAGGTTGGCACTTGAAAGTTATCTTTAACGCGGCGAACGATATCTAAATACGGCATACCAGGTTTTACCATAACCATATCGGCACCCTCGTAGATATCTTGGGCTATTTCGTGTAACGCTTCATCGGAATTAGCCGGATCCATTTGATAAGAATACTTGTTACCGCCTTTAATGTTGCCAGCTGAGCCGACAGCATCGCGAAATGGTCCATAGTAATTTGACGCGTATTTGGCTGAGTAAGCGAGAATACGGGTGTTGACAAAGCCGTCTTGCTCAAGCGCTTGACGAATGGCGCCAACACGGCCATCCATCATATCCGAGGGCGCAACCACATCGGCACCGGCACGAGCATGAGATAATGCTTGCTTGACTAAAATGTCTTTGGTTACGTCATTTAGTACATAACCTTGTTCGTCGATAATGCCATCCTGGCCATGTGTGGTGAACGGATCTAAAGCGACATCAGTAATCACCCCAAGTTGCGGAAACTTGTGCTTAAGCGCACGCACAGCTCGTTGTGCAAGGCCATCGTCATTGTATGCTTCTTCAGCCATCAATGACTTATTCGCTTGTGGTGTGACTGGAAATAACGCAATCGCAGGGACGCCCAAATCAACCAGTTCCGCCGCTTCTTCAAGTAATAAATCAATACTCTTGCGCTCGACGCCAGGCATTGACGGCACGGCTTCTCGCTGTTGTTCACCCTCGAGAACAAAAACAGGGTAAATAAGGTCGTTAACGGTAAGTTGGTGTTCCGCCATTAAACGACGAGAAAAGTCATCGCGACGCATGCGGCGCATTCGACGTGCGGGAAATTGGCCAAATTGATTGACGTTGTTCATGTGCAGATAGCTCCTAGTCAGCCAGAGCAAATAATCGATTGCTATTTGCCGTGGCGTGTTCAATAAGTAAGTCTCTGTCAACCTGCATAGCGGTTGCCAATGTATCGACAACGCTGTGTAAATACTTGGGCTCGTTGCGACTTGATTTTGGTTTTGGACGAATATTTTTAGGGGTTAAATACGGTGCATCGGTTTCAACCATAACCCGGTCTAAGGGAATGTAGCGGGCAATATCATATAACTCAGTACCGCGTTTGGGATCGGTAATCCAGCCAGTAATGCCAATGTACAGGCCCATGTCTAAGCACTGTTTTAATTGCGGCTTATCACCGGTAAAGCAATGGCTTACGCCACCGGCTAATTGAGGCGTGTATGCGCTGAGTATTTGCTGCCACGTGGTAAATGCATCGCGTTGGTGTAGAAACACCGGCAAGTTAAATTCAACCGCCAATTGCAATTGTTGGGCAAACACCCGCTGCTGATTTTCAGGGCTAGAAAAGTTGCGGTTAAAGTCTAATCCACACTCACCTACCGCTTTTACTTTTGGGTGTTTCAATAACGCTTTGAGTCGGTCGACGTAGTCGTCTGGGACGTTATCGGCGTCGTGAGGGTGTACTCCAGCGGTGCTATACAGCCCTGAAAATTGGCTGCACAGCTGCGCTGCTTGCTCACTTGCGTCAACGTTGGTGCCGGTGATCAGCATCTTGGTGATCCCCGCTTGTTGGGCACTAGCAACAACCTCGGCTCGGTCGTTATCGAATCGCGAGCTAGTGAGATTTACCCCAATATCAATAAGCATAGCGGTATCTAGTTAAGCCGTTTGATTTTGGTGGTGCGGTTAGAGTCAACGGCGCTAATGGTAAACGAATTAAAAATACCGCGCGAGATAACCACCTCTTGACCGGCTTTAAATTTAATTCGTTTATTGGATAAGGTGCGCCATTGCTGGCCGTTTTCGAACCACAGGGTCCACTCGCCGTGCAAGCTTTGTTTCGCCTTGCTGATCGTCATCGTTAACGCGTCGACGGCCTGCTCTTGTTCGGTCATTTTGTGCTCTAGACCAAAGCCGGCTTGGACGGAACCTTGCGCAGTGTCGCTTGCCGCGTTAGTCGCAGCCGCCGTCGCCGCCGTCGCCGTGGTCACAGTAGGTGCAGGGGCTACAGCCTCAGGTACCGGGTCAGTTGCTGACGGGGCACTCGTTGGCTCGCTTTTCAACGAGTTGGCGACGCGGTCGTAACAGGCGAGTCGGTCATCGTTATTGTTAATGTTGCTACAATCAAGCCAACGCTGGGAGTCAAATGCGAAAGCAGAACTGCACGTCAACAGTGCTACGGTAAGTAATATAGGTCTCATTTTATCTTATTCACCTTGTTGTGCGGTATCGTCTGCGTCTTGACGAGGACGATAAAAAGAAGCCAAAACTAGCCCCAATTCAAATAACAACCACATAGGTAGTGCTAACAGGGTTTGCGAAATTACATCAGGAGGAGTTAACAACATACCTACCACGAATACCCCGACAATAACGTAAGGGCGTTTGGCGCGCAAGCTTGCCACCGTAGTGAAACCGGTCCAACACATCAGTATGATGGCAATCGGAATTTCAAACGCTGCGCCAAAGGCAAAAAATAGCTTTAATACAAAATCGAGGTAACTGGATATATCGGTGGCAATAGTGACGCCTTCTGGGGCAACGCTATTAAAAAAAGCAAACGCCAAAGGGAACACAATGAAATACGCAAACGCAACGCCGCCGTAAAACAATATACTTGAACCAAACAGCAAGGG harbors:
- the rluF gene encoding 23S rRNA pseudouridine(2604) synthase RluF; the encoded protein is MNTASGKRLNKYISDSGFCSRREADKLIEQQQVTINGKPPELGSKVMPGDVVKVNGQPIGAVADNKSDRIYIAYNKPIGITCTTERQVRGNIVDAIAHRERIFPIGRLDKPSEGLIFLTNDGDIVNKILRAENAHDKEYVVRVDKPISERFVKRMAQGVPILGTVTKPCQVEATGRNSFKIVLTQGLNRQIRRMCEYLGYQVTSLKRTRIMSISLDTLKAGQWRYLTAKEMQQINQAVAGSRKTSERAEQKLGKEVKYQPKHNPDVAGNNQKPKSTNKARVKAEHSDQSTKGQSHRNSKPTRPANQKHRSNANSSDKKSRITGKLSLKK
- the rho gene encoding transcription termination factor Rho; this encodes MNLIELKDKPIGELLKLAESMNLEHLARNRKQDVIFAILKAHAKSGEDIFGGGVLEILQDGFGFLRSADSSFLAGPDDIYVSPSQIRRFSLRTGDTIFGKIRPPKDGERYFALLKVNEVNFDKPENSRTKILFENLTPVHPDERLTMERGNGSTEDITARVLDLAAPIGKGQRGLIVAPPKAGKTLLLQNIAQSIAHNHPECELMVLLIDERPEEVTEMQRLVKGEVVASTFDEPASRHVQVAEMVIEKAKRLTEHKKDVVILLDSITRLARAYNTVIPSSGKILTGGVDANALHRPKRFFGAARNIEEGGSLTIIATALVDTGSKMDEVIYEEFKGTGNMELHLSRKIAEKRVFPAIHFNRSGTRREEMLTKADELQKLWILRKIVHEMGEIDAMEFLIDKLAMTKTNDEFFDAMKRK
- the trxA gene encoding thioredoxin TrxA; the encoded protein is MSDKIVQLTDDSFDDVVNSSTPVLVDFWAEWCGPCKMIAPILNEIADEYDGKVTVAKLNIDQHSASPQKFGIRGIPTLLLFKNGEVADTKVGALSKNQLKEFLDANV
- the rhlB gene encoding ATP-dependent RNA helicase RhlB; translated protein: MNKTHLTHVKFSELGLNEKVVAGLEKMGFHNCTMIQAQSLPIVLTGKDIAGQAQTGEGKTIAFLAATFHHLLQVPAPSHNQPRAIIMAPTRELAIQIANDAKHMAQQTGMRLGVIYGGEGYESQRHTLEQGVDILIGTCGRLIDYYKQGIYRLDNIEVVVLDEADRMFDLGFIKDIRFMFRRMPAPDKRLNMLFSATLSYRVKELAFEHMNEPVSVEVEPEQKTNVRISEELFYPSNEDKMALLQTLIEEEWPDKAIVFANTKHSCERVYAHLQADNHRVGLLTGDVAQNKRLKILEQFSKGQLDILVATDVAARGLHIPAVTHVFNYDLPDDCEDYVHRIGRTGRAGATGHAISLACEEYVFNLPAIEEYIDHNLPVSKYDPDALLTDLPKPKPKQRRHRPAPKRGGKGNSKPRGQTSR
- a CDS encoding guanosine-5'-triphosphate,3'-diphosphate pyrophosphatase, which produces MLIARLVADSVQIVDKVKRKVRLASGLDSEYNLDAKAMARGWECLSFFAERLQDIPPQNIRVVGTATLRLAQNRQQFLDRAERILGHPIEVISGQQEAQNIYLGVAHTTCSANKRLVIDIGGASTELVVGEGFDCALACSVNIGCVTFNKTFFKGDQYTHSSFEQAVTAARTALAPHKQAYQQQGWDIALGVSGTLQAVAEILTEQGKVQQITRDNLQQISELAIHCGHLAALEIEGLTAERKPVFVAGLAILIAIVDEFELTRVILAQGAIREGILYELLPNMRNVNIRQRTISGLIQRFSIDERHAYRVANIADSAFTQLAKAWSLTLPMSSILQSACALHEIGLLLEYKNNKQHGQYILANADLAGFSQAERLLLIALVGNYKGDFDHRAIDQQNFIDSQSTLYLIVILRLAVILAKRRKDDVMPSFRINGKPQAAQLVLDRSFLHSHPLISAELKQEVTDLAAQGFNLTISAKE
- a CDS encoding DMT family transporter — protein: MLAVCALFAKWIELPALYIVWGRCLFAFIALYIVSYGKQLNLNINARLRRRLLISGVLLALHWWSFFQSIQLTNVAVGLLTFATFPLFVPLINRVLLQQTIQPILLVQGLLCILGVYLLVAHQPVSDATWLGVVLGVFSALSFALLTVFNHHYVQQHNPVVISVFQQGAALIWLTPWLFVWPQLPSTTDWLAFAVLGVFFTALTHALIIYCLRFLPAFTVSVSFSLEPVYGIVAAYFLLGESISTPTVIGSVLIVVTCAWASISSMPRSVKA
- the hemB gene encoding porphobilinogen synthase, which codes for MNNVNQFGQFPARRMRRMRRDDFSRRLMAEHQLTVNDLIYPVFVLEGEQQREAVPSMPGVERKSIDLLLEEAAELVDLGVPAIALFPVTPQANKSLMAEEAYNDDGLAQRAVRALKHKFPQLGVITDVALDPFTTHGQDGIIDEQGYVLNDVTKDILVKQALSHARAGADVVAPSDMMDGRVGAIRQALEQDGFVNTRILAYSAKYASNYYGPFRDAVGSAGNIKGGNKYSYQMDPANSDEALHEIAQDIYEGADMVMVKPGMPYLDIVRRVKDNFQVPTYAYQVSGEYAMHMAAIQNGWLAERPCVMEGLLAFKRAGADGILTYFAKDVARWLQEG
- a CDS encoding TatD family hydrolase, which gives rise to MLIDIGVNLTSSRFDNDRAEVVASAQQAGITKMLITGTNVDASEQAAQLCSQFSGLYSTAGVHPHDADNVPDDYVDRLKALLKHPKVKAVGECGLDFNRNFSSPENQQRVFAQQLQLAVEFNLPVFLHQRDAFTTWQQILSAYTPQLAGGVSHCFTGDKPQLKQCLDMGLYIGITGWITDPKRGTELYDIARYIPLDRVMVETDAPYLTPKNIRPKPKSSRNEPKYLHSVVDTLATAMQVDRDLLIEHATANSNRLFALAD
- the tatC gene encoding twin-arginine translocase subunit TatC; translated protein: MTNASSGSSLFEHLLELRSRLLAMVVSVLVVFLCLAYFAQDIYQYLAEPLLAVMPEGSNMIATDVASPFFAPFKLTMVVSIFAAMPYILYQIWAFIAPGLYANEKRLIAPLLFGSSILFYGGVAFAYFIVFPLAFAFFNSVAPEGVTIATDISSYLDFVLKLFFAFGAAFEIPIAIILMCWTGFTTVASLRAKRPYVIVGVFVVGMLLTPPDVISQTLLALPMWLLFELGLVLASFYRPRQDADDTAQQGE